GGCAATGCAGGCGCTTCATCAAGGATCGTTATCAGGGGCAATTCCTCTCCTACCGGCGAAAACCAGGCCCTGTTTGTCATAGACGGGGTGCCTGTAGATAATTCCGAAACGGGGAACATTAGCGGAGGCGCTGCCGGCTCCGGTGTGAACCGTCTTGCTGATATCGATCCATCGATCATCGAAAGCGTCAATATCCTGAAAGGAGCGGCCGCTACTGCGTTATACGGCTCTTCCGGTGCACGCGGTGTAGTGCTGATCACCACTAAAAACGGAGGCGGCGATAAGAAACCTGTTTTGAATTTCTCTTCTGATTATTCATTTGAACATCCGTTGCTGCCGGAGCGCCAAACCATCTATGGCCAGGGTACCAATGGCACTTTTTACAATGGTGAGAACAAGAAAACCAGTCTTTCCTGGGGCCCGCGTATGGACACACTCCGGCTCAATGGCAAACCTGCTCCGGTATACGACCCATATAGTTTCTTCCGCACCGGTATCACTACCAACAATTCCATTTCTGCATCCGGTAGTAACAATGGTTCCAACTATTTTGTCAGCTATACTTATTTCGATCAGAAAGGTGTAATGCCTGGTAACGATTTCAAGCGCCATTCCGTCTTTGCCAAATACAATTCCAGGATGGGCAAATATGTAAACACCACTTTCCAGCTGGGCTACAGCAACTCTGTGCAGGACAGGCTGCCGGAAGGCGCCAGCAACGGACCGTTGTTCGTATTGCTGCTGCAACCTGTTTCCTGGAATCCTTATCCCGTACTGCAGCCCGATGGTACCCAACGTGGATACCGCTATTCCCGGAATATGCCGTTATGGGATCTGGATAATATCAGCAATAAGTCGAAAGTAAACAGGTTTATGCCCGTTATTACCACCAACATTACACCCACCAGCTGGCTCACCATCACTGAGCGCCTCGGAGCGGATATCTATACGGAGTCTGATAAGTACGTTGAAAATCCCAGTCCGCAAATTGGGCTCACCGGCCAGATCCGCAATCAGAATGTCAATTTCCAGCAATTCAATAACGATCTGATCATTAATGCGGCCAAGACCTTCGGCAGGTTCAACGTCAACCTGCTCGTGGGAAACAATATCTACAGCACCTATAACCAATATATGAACATCAATGGTACGGGGCTGACGATCACCGATTTCAACAATCTTTCTTCCGGCAGTACTATTACCGGCACTGAAGCTTATTACGAGCAACGTAAAGTTGGGTTTTACTCTCAGGCGAATATTGAGTACAACCGCTTCCTGAACCTTTCGCTGACAGGCAGGTACGACGGCAGTTCCGTACTGAATCCCGATAAGAATTTCTATCCGTATGGTTCCGCTGCCACCAGCTTTATCTTCTCTGAATTCCTGGGCCCCAGGGCTTCAAAAGCTATCAGCTTTGGTAAGGTAAGGTTCTCTTATGCTACCGTGGGTAATGATGGCGTAGGTCCTTATTCACTCTCTACTCCGTATGTACTGGCAGGCAGGAACACCAACGCCGGTTATTTCCAGTTCCCGTTCCAGGGGCAGCCGGGCTTTTTGTTGACCAGTGCGCTCGGTAATCCGGGGCTGATCAACGAAAGACTGAACGAATACGAAGCAGGTCTGGAGATGCGCTTCCTGCACGACAGGATTAGTTTTGAAGGATCTTATTTCAGTCGCCGTTCCAAAAACGGACTCATTCCGGGTATACTCCTGAGCAATGCCACCGGCTTCAGTAATACAACCTTCAACTCTGCAGAAATATCCAACAAGGGTGTGGAATTGCTGCTGAGTGCCACGCCGGTTAAATCAAAAGATTTCAGCTGGAATGTAATGCTCAATTTCTCGAAAATAAAGAACAAGGTATTAACACTTGCCCCGGGCATTGATCAGCTGGGACGCCTCATCACCGGCCAGCCTTATAATATCTTCTACGGAAACCGGTACAAGCGCACCGATAAAGGAGAACTGCTGATCGACGCCAACGGCCTGCCAGTGGTAGATCCGCAGCAGGGCATTATCGGCGATGTAAATCCTGATTGGCTGGCAGGAATGGAAAACAATTTCCGCTACAAACAATTCAGTCTCTCCTTCTTCTTCGACATGAAAAAGGGTGGCGATGTACAAAACGATGTGGAAGGCGCCGGCTTTTATTATGGTACCGCCAAAGTAACGGCCAACAGGGGTAAAATGGTGATTAAAGGGATCAGTGAAGCAGACGGAAAAGAAAATACGGTGGCAGTAGATGCCCAAACATATTACCAGACCAGGCAGATAGAATCGACCATACAGGATGGGACTTACATCAAACTGAGAAATGTGAGCCTCTCTTACGCCTTTCCCGCTTCACTTACCAGCCACACTCCATTCAGGAACGCGTCCTTCACGGTAACCGGTCGCAATCTGTGGATCTATAGTCCGCATTTCACCGGCGCAGATCCGGAGGTTAGCTCCTATGGTACCGGCAACGGCGTGCAGGGGGTATATGCCTTCTCGACGCCCACTGCGCGCTCTGTTAACTTTTCGCTGAAATTTAGCTTTTAACTCATCTTGATAAATTATTACAATGAGAAAAACATTGTTCATTATATTGATAGCAGGTACCTGTTTTACAGGATGCAAAAAATTCCTTGATGTTAACAAGGATCCCAACAACCCGGTAGATGTGCAGGAATCGCTGATATTGGCGCCGGTAGAGCTGAATATCTCCGATAATATACAGGGCGGAAATGTGGGAATTATTGTGCAGAATTATGTGCAGAATATTGCCGCCAACCAGTTGAATCCGTATGTGGGCAGCTATCAGTTATTTAATACAGATATGGATGGCGACTGGACTAACTTTTACGTGACATCGCTGAATAATCTCATCACGTTAAATAAAAAAGCAGAAGCCAATGGCAATTATAATTATGCCGCTATCGCGAAGATATTAACGGCGTATACATTAGGTACAGCGACCGATTTCTGGGGTGATATCCCTTATTCAAAAGGCTTCTCTCCTGCTAATTTCCTGGTGCCATATGACAAGCAGGAAGATATCTATAAGAGCATCCAGTCGTTGCTGGCTAATGCCATAGCAGACATCGACAAGAACAGCAATGTAAAAACGCCATCGGGCGATGATTACTTCTACAACGGCGACATGTCGCGCTGGCGTAAGCTGGCATGGTCGCTGAAAGCGAGGTATTTCATTCACCTGACCAAAGCACCAGGTTACACCGCCGCCAATCAGGCATCGCAGGCGATGGTAGCTTTGCAGCAAGGGATGATGTCGAACGACGACGATATGAAATTCAATTATACCGGCGCAGCAGGTTCGGAAAATATCTGGTACCTGACCTTTACACCGGTGACCACGTATGTAATGAATGCTACATTAGTAGATTCACTGGTGAACCGGAATGACCCGCGGCTGAGCAAGATAGTGTTGCCAGCCAGTGCTACCAGTCAATATACCGGTCGCAGGATTGGTACGGCAACAGGTACACTGGAAAGTTATTCTTATCCTGCAGCATTCTACAGTGCAAAATCATCTTCCAACTATATCTTCAGTTATTCAGAAGCATTATTCGTACAGGCGGAAGCGTTATTAATCACCCAGGGCGCGGCAGCTGCACAACCGGTATATGTACGGGCTATTAACTCGCATCTGTCTAAACTGGGCATTGATACCACTTCTGCAGCAGCACTTAGTTATGTTCAGCGCCGTGCTTTAAGCGGTGGGAATGCGTTGCAGCGCATCATGGAGGAAAAAGCTGTGGCGAATATTTTCAATTTCGAAACGTATAACGACTGGCGGCGTACGGGTTATCCGGCGTTGAAGAAAGTAGATGGGGCATTGATAGATATTCCACGGAGGTTGTTATATCCGCAGAGCGAGATATTATCTAATCCACAGCCGCAGCAGACGGCTGTGCAGAGTACCCGGATATGGTGGGATGTATCCCAGTGATTTTTAAAGTTTGATTCAAAGCCTTATATTGCAAACAGTTAACCAATTTTTAATCCCGAAAAAAGGTTCAACACAGTTTGTCAATGGCGAAGAAAATCAAAGCAATTAAATGTCCCAGTTGTGGGAGTGTAAAGATCACCGAACTAAAATCCGATTATTATAAATGTAATAGTTGTGGTACTGAATTCTTTCTGGATTCAGATGACATCAACATTAATTATAATTACAACCGCCCCCAAAACAGCGTGACTGCAAGGAAAATAGCTGTTTTCGGGGCGGTTGGCTTTTTACTTTTATTCATTGTGCCGAGGATCATCAAGGGCATTTTTTCATCGAAGGCACGTCATGATACGCGTGTTGAATCCCGCTACACAGAGCCATCACCCATGAATGAAGAAAAAAATTACTTCTGGGCTAATGCGCTATGCCAGCTACAATTAAAAAACGACGGGACTCCTTATTTGGCTATAGTTGGGCAGATTAAAGACAGGAAATCGGGGGATACCGCGGAAGACACCGTTTATGCGGGATTATATGATGCCGCCACGCTGAAAAAAAAGTGGGTAAAAGAAATGAGTGGCGTTCAGGTCAGCACTGGCGACGATTTCCGGATGCAGGCGTTTGATGATAATCATCTTTATATCATCGTTAAACACAGGCATGTGTATCGCATTCATCCCGACAGTGCGGCAATAGCCGATATACAGGAACAGTATGAAAAGGGGAATCCGGCATTAAATATTGGTATTGCGAGGATTGATTTCATGGGTAAAAAGTATGGTTCGGTCTATAAATTGGTTACCAATGATGGCAGAACGCTTTTCTTCCTGCCGCTTATCAACCAGGTGTATACAGAAAGTGCTTTCAACACGGCAATGGCTCAGGAACTGCCACAGCCGCTGATAAAAACCGGTTACAATTTTAATGGCGTGCATGAGAATACCCCAAATGAAAAGAGAGTATTGATAAAATACACCTATAGTTATCAGTATGGGTATCCCAGAGCTGATCCTCTTTTCTCTCTGCAGCGGGATACGAAGATATCCATCTCCGACCGTAGTGCAAAAGATTCCAGGCTGCTTAGTTACAAAGATCTTACCCCAGGTAGAAATTATTTTCAACCAGTGATGTTGGCGTTTAATGATTCTCTTGTAATGATAGGCAACAAACCTACTTCAGCCGAAGATGAACGCTATCAGATACAATTGTTGAATGCTAATACGGGGGCTATTGTTAAAACATTTGATACAGATCTTGAAAAGCTTTTTTCTGAAGGGGCTATTTTAAAAAATGGTTATGTTATATCATCGGATAAATATTATTTCTTTGATGTGAATGGGAAGCAGGTTACGAGTAGTAAAGGGGGATTTTCCCTGGAGGTAAAAGAGCTTAAATAGCTATTCACTTTAATGAATAATCTCTCCCGCTATTTTTGCAGCAAAATCATCCAGACTTGTTGTGCCGGTATTGCTCAGGATGATAATAGTGGAGCCTTCTTCCAACACATGAAACAACATCGCCTGTGCTCCCATAATAGAGCCTGGTCTTTTAATGATTGTATAATTTTTATGGTGAATGTCATAATTTTTATATACCCAGACACCGTAACCATATTCACCCAGCCCGGAAGTAAACATGAGGTTAAGTGTAGCCTGTTGCAATAATTTTCTGCTGAACAACGCATTGGCAAATTTCAGGATATCGTCAACAGTAGAGTACATGCCGCCGGCTGCGTACCAGTTCTCCAGGTAAACAGGCAGGTCGTTCACCAAAGCTTTCATATCATCTCTGTAAAAATAAGTATCAGCGAGCTGAGGGATGATCTTGTGCTGATAGGCAATACCTGTATTAGCCATCACCAAAGGTTGTAGTATATGCGAGGTTAGATTTTCTTCGAACGTTTTCCCGGTGAGGTGTTCAATCATTTTACCAAGTATAATATAATCGGCGTTGTTATAGTCCCATACTTTACCTGGTTCGGTTTCTAACTTGCCGCTGCTGAAAAGTGTCAGCATTTCATCCGCAGTATGTGGCATCTGGTACTGCGGCATTCCGTTTTTTATGGCTGATTCAGCGGTAACGCCGGCATCCATATTATGAATGCCCGATGTCATGTTCAGCAGTTCAGCCACCGTAACTTTATCGGCGGCTTCGCCCTTATAGTCCGGTAAATAAGCGTTGATTGTTTTATTTAAATCAATTTTACCTTGCTCATAAAGTTGTAGAATCAATACGGCAGTAAAGGCTTTGGTAATGGAAGCAATCTTATACCTGGTATCAGGTGTATTGGGTATTTTCTGCTGAAAGTTGGCTGATCCAAAACTTTTTTTATACCAGGCCTTATTATTTTTTGCCAGTAAGATAGTGCCATTAAAATTATTCTTTTGTACAAAAGAATCGATAAAGAGATTTGTTTTAGAGGATTGTCCGGTAACGGGATGGATAGCTGAGAAGAGGGCCAGGACAAAAAATATTTTTCTCATAACGTGTCAGATATAAGGTAATACGAGGTGGTTGTTTATTTTCTTTTGTCATCAACAATACCCTGGTAGGCGCTTACACGAACACGAATATAGATAATAAAACAATTAACAAACGGGCTGTTTTCTGATAAGGAATAGCCAAACGCCCTCCCGGCGTTTGGCTATTCCTCAAAACTCAATACCCCGGATTCTGTACCAACGCCGGCGCATTCCTGTCAATCTCCGTTTGCGGGATAGGCCAGTACTCATACGCCGCCTTATAGCTGGTCTTAATATCCGGGAACAGCGGGTTCTGTACAAATCCATTCAGCTTCTGCAAGGCAGTTCCCCATCTTCTCAAATCAAAATAACGTAATCCTTCCAGCGCAAATTCTACGCGGCGCTCATGCCTGATAGCCGCGGTCATGGCAGTTTTGGAGAGCCCCGGTTGTAACGGCGGCATACCAGCCCTGCTCCTCACCTGCCTGATGGCATCGTACACGCTGGCATCCGGACCAGCTGCTTCGTTCTGCGCTTCTGCATACATCAGCAGGATATCTGCATATCGCAGCAGCACAAAATCTCCATCGTCGATGGTGCCATAATCGGGATTGACAAGGGAAGGATCCAGCCATTTTTTTACGGCATAGTATCCTTTGATCCAGGAGTCTTTGCCGGGAGTTGCAATGGCCAGGTCGCCCGTAAAAGGCC
The genomic region above belongs to Chitinophaga sp. 180180018-3 and contains:
- a CDS encoding SusC/RagA family TonB-linked outer membrane protein, which produces MVSFIKSAVVLLSLSVFITFPVFAQQRVLTGTVTDSTGAPVPGATIREKGGKGATTCGPDGNFRLSADAQHALIISNIGYQSVEVPIGTRSNFSIVLSGNTSALNTVVVTALGVRREKRNLTFSSQQLNGAELVKTKEPNIVNTLAGKVPGLQITSSSGNAGASSRIVIRGNSSPTGENQALFVIDGVPVDNSETGNISGGAAGSGVNRLADIDPSIIESVNILKGAAATALYGSSGARGVVLITTKNGGGDKKPVLNFSSDYSFEHPLLPERQTIYGQGTNGTFYNGENKKTSLSWGPRMDTLRLNGKPAPVYDPYSFFRTGITTNNSISASGSNNGSNYFVSYTYFDQKGVMPGNDFKRHSVFAKYNSRMGKYVNTTFQLGYSNSVQDRLPEGASNGPLFVLLLQPVSWNPYPVLQPDGTQRGYRYSRNMPLWDLDNISNKSKVNRFMPVITTNITPTSWLTITERLGADIYTESDKYVENPSPQIGLTGQIRNQNVNFQQFNNDLIINAAKTFGRFNVNLLVGNNIYSTYNQYMNINGTGLTITDFNNLSSGSTITGTEAYYEQRKVGFYSQANIEYNRFLNLSLTGRYDGSSVLNPDKNFYPYGSAATSFIFSEFLGPRASKAISFGKVRFSYATVGNDGVGPYSLSTPYVLAGRNTNAGYFQFPFQGQPGFLLTSALGNPGLINERLNEYEAGLEMRFLHDRISFEGSYFSRRSKNGLIPGILLSNATGFSNTTFNSAEISNKGVELLLSATPVKSKDFSWNVMLNFSKIKNKVLTLAPGIDQLGRLITGQPYNIFYGNRYKRTDKGELLIDANGLPVVDPQQGIIGDVNPDWLAGMENNFRYKQFSLSFFFDMKKGGDVQNDVEGAGFYYGTAKVTANRGKMVIKGISEADGKENTVAVDAQTYYQTRQIESTIQDGTYIKLRNVSLSYAFPASLTSHTPFRNASFTVTGRNLWIYSPHFTGADPEVSSYGTGNGVQGVYAFSTPTARSVNFSLKFSF
- a CDS encoding SusD/RagB family nutrient-binding outer membrane lipoprotein; translation: MRKTLFIILIAGTCFTGCKKFLDVNKDPNNPVDVQESLILAPVELNISDNIQGGNVGIIVQNYVQNIAANQLNPYVGSYQLFNTDMDGDWTNFYVTSLNNLITLNKKAEANGNYNYAAIAKILTAYTLGTATDFWGDIPYSKGFSPANFLVPYDKQEDIYKSIQSLLANAIADIDKNSNVKTPSGDDYFYNGDMSRWRKLAWSLKARYFIHLTKAPGYTAANQASQAMVALQQGMMSNDDDMKFNYTGAAGSENIWYLTFTPVTTYVMNATLVDSLVNRNDPRLSKIVLPASATSQYTGRRIGTATGTLESYSYPAAFYSAKSSSNYIFSYSEALFVQAEALLITQGAAAAQPVYVRAINSHLSKLGIDTTSAAALSYVQRRALSGGNALQRIMEEKAVANIFNFETYNDWRRTGYPALKKVDGALIDIPRRLLYPQSEILSNPQPQQTAVQSTRIWWDVSQ
- a CDS encoding serine hydrolase domain-containing protein, which gives rise to MRKIFFVLALFSAIHPVTGQSSKTNLFIDSFVQKNNFNGTILLAKNNKAWYKKSFGSANFQQKIPNTPDTRYKIASITKAFTAVLILQLYEQGKIDLNKTINAYLPDYKGEAADKVTVAELLNMTSGIHNMDAGVTAESAIKNGMPQYQMPHTADEMLTLFSSGKLETEPGKVWDYNNADYIILGKMIEHLTGKTFEENLTSHILQPLVMANTGIAYQHKIIPQLADTYFYRDDMKALVNDLPVYLENWYAAGGMYSTVDDILKFANALFSRKLLQQATLNLMFTSGLGEYGYGVWVYKNYDIHHKNYTIIKRPGSIMGAQAMLFHVLEEGSTIIILSNTGTTSLDDFAAKIAGEIIH